One window from the genome of Halomicrobium zhouii encodes:
- a CDS encoding phytoene/squalene synthase family protein, with translation MTSVSPVEPDLEWCHDAVQGVSRTFALTVDVLEEPMSSHVCLGYLLCRVADTVEDAGHIPPDAQVRLLRTYDAALDPDDDVTMTEFRSDVDEWLPAPEERNDDWAVVAESPTIWATFADQPQPVHDAVIPPVREMVDGMAMFVDRHADVGGLRIDDRSELEEYCYYAAGTVGTLITNLLTRGEISRERARTLRETAEEFGLLLQLVNVSKDVYDDYTEENNVYLPAEWLADEGIDQDAIVDPDNRKPAARVVHRTASHASTFLDDAQAYLEAMPLAHGNTVSAWSVPYLLGVGTLRELRSRPEDALTEAGVSVSRQEVMALMGAASKTGRDSLADLRETVARKPYHHTVD, from the coding sequence ATGACGTCCGTATCACCCGTCGAACCGGATCTCGAGTGGTGTCACGACGCGGTCCAGGGCGTGTCGCGCACGTTCGCTCTGACCGTCGACGTCCTGGAAGAGCCGATGTCGTCGCACGTCTGCCTGGGGTATCTCCTCTGTCGCGTCGCCGACACCGTCGAGGACGCCGGGCACATTCCGCCGGACGCACAGGTTCGACTGCTACGGACGTACGACGCCGCGCTCGACCCGGACGACGACGTGACGATGACCGAGTTCCGGTCGGACGTCGACGAGTGGCTGCCAGCGCCCGAGGAGCGTAACGACGACTGGGCGGTCGTCGCCGAGTCACCCACCATCTGGGCGACCTTCGCCGACCAGCCCCAGCCGGTCCACGACGCCGTGATCCCGCCGGTCCGGGAGATGGTCGACGGGATGGCCATGTTCGTCGACCGCCACGCCGACGTCGGCGGGCTCCGCATCGACGACCGCTCCGAGCTCGAAGAGTACTGTTACTACGCCGCCGGCACCGTCGGCACCCTCATCACGAACCTGCTCACGCGCGGGGAGATATCCCGGGAGCGCGCCCGGACGCTCCGGGAGACCGCCGAGGAGTTCGGCCTCCTCCTGCAACTGGTCAACGTCTCGAAGGACGTCTACGACGACTACACCGAGGAGAACAACGTCTACCTCCCCGCCGAGTGGCTCGCCGACGAGGGGATCGATCAGGACGCGATCGTCGACCCGGACAACCGGAAACCCGCCGCCCGCGTCGTTCACCGGACCGCGTCCCACGCCTCGACCTTCCTCGACGACGCCCAGGCCTACCTGGAGGCGATGCCGCTGGCCCACGGCAACACCGTCTCGGCGTGGTCGGTGCCGTACCTGCTCGGCGTCGGCACGCTCCGCGAACTCCGCTCGCGGCCGGAAGACGCGCTGACGGAGGCCGGCGTCTCGGTCTCTCGGCAGGAAGTGATGGCGCTGATGGGCGCCGCCAGCAAGACCGGTCGCGACTCGCTTGCGGATCTGCGCGAGACCGTCGCCCGGAAGCCGTACCACCACACGGTCGACTGA
- a CDS encoding YIP1 family protein yields MTVRLRSLFVRPGDAFAEVPDRPSLLTPGLVVFALGVVVAVQSVPLMALALGDASAHSLQFATGDGLLAVQSAAPFNLAVNVGAAFAPWLALAAVTHAGARLAGGTGTPRQTLAAVAWCGVPWLFVYGASVVIAAAIAATTDATLAAALGGHSLAFVEGRPPAYFDGSGVLDVRAWLFVAGLALSARIWARAVTSAHGPRLTRGANVLAAVVVALAVLTVLL; encoded by the coding sequence ATGACGGTTCGGCTCCGTTCCCTGTTCGTCCGCCCCGGCGACGCGTTCGCGGAGGTGCCCGACCGCCCGTCGCTCCTGACGCCAGGCCTCGTCGTCTTCGCGCTCGGCGTCGTCGTGGCCGTCCAGTCGGTGCCGCTGATGGCTCTCGCGCTCGGCGACGCCTCCGCTCACTCGCTCCAGTTCGCGACCGGCGACGGACTCCTGGCGGTCCAGAGTGCCGCGCCGTTCAACCTCGCGGTGAACGTCGGTGCCGCGTTCGCGCCGTGGCTCGCCCTGGCCGCGGTCACCCACGCCGGCGCCCGACTGGCCGGCGGGACGGGCACCCCCCGCCAGACGCTGGCCGCCGTCGCCTGGTGTGGGGTCCCCTGGCTGTTCGTCTACGGCGCCAGCGTGGTCATCGCGGCCGCCATCGCCGCGACGACGGACGCCACGCTCGCGGCCGCGCTCGGCGGTCACTCGCTCGCGTTCGTCGAGGGCCGGCCGCCCGCGTACTTCGACGGCAGCGGCGTCCTCGACGTCCGTGCGTGGCTGTTCGTCGCCGGCCTCGCGCTGTCGGCGCGGATCTGGGCCCGGGCCGTCACCTCGGCCCACGGCCCCCGGCTGACCCGCGGTGCGAACGTACTCGCCGCCGTCGTGGTCGCCCTCGCGGTGCTGACGGTACTTCTCTGA
- a CDS encoding MATE family efflux transporter → MGVRSRIGALFRGPEEFDLTSGSIGKPLFFLSMPIVVTNLFQTAYNLADTFWLGQYSTDALAAISFAFPMVFLLISLGMGISVAGSVLVAQYTGAGEEREAEYAASQTMTFAVVASVLLGVTGYFLVEAFLAVMGASRDVLPMATGYMEVISLGLLFMFGFAVFVALMRGYGDTITPMLVMFGSVVLNIVLDPFLIFGWWVFPELGIEGAAYATVFSRALALVVGLVIMFRGTHGVEIHLRDMAPDTTYLRRLVRIGLPASVEGTGRALSMNLLLFIVALFPDTVVAAYGIGTRVFSVIVLPAIAVARGVETMTGQNIGADKPDRAAEAAGLAAKLLFGILTAAGVVVWFLAAPIAAVFTTDPAVVGVATQFLRYVALTFGFIGITRAYTGSFRGAGKTLTAAAISVLMLGVVRFPIAWVAAGEIGETGIWLSFALSNVAGAAIAYAWYRRGTWRDGDLTEPAVDVDDHGIEAVSTDD, encoded by the coding sequence ATGGGAGTCCGCAGTCGCATCGGAGCCCTGTTCAGGGGGCCCGAGGAGTTCGACCTCACGTCCGGGAGCATCGGCAAGCCCCTGTTCTTCCTCTCGATGCCCATCGTGGTCACGAACCTCTTCCAGACCGCCTACAACCTCGCGGACACGTTCTGGCTCGGCCAGTACAGCACGGACGCGCTGGCGGCGATCAGCTTCGCGTTCCCGATGGTGTTCCTGCTCATCTCGCTGGGGATGGGCATCTCCGTCGCCGGGAGCGTGCTGGTCGCCCAGTACACGGGTGCGGGCGAGGAACGCGAGGCCGAGTACGCCGCCTCCCAGACGATGACCTTCGCCGTCGTCGCGTCGGTTCTCCTCGGGGTTACCGGCTACTTCCTCGTCGAAGCGTTCCTCGCGGTGATGGGTGCCTCGCGGGACGTCCTGCCGATGGCGACCGGTTACATGGAAGTCATCTCGCTGGGACTGCTGTTCATGTTCGGGTTCGCCGTCTTCGTCGCGCTGATGCGCGGCTACGGCGACACCATCACGCCGATGCTCGTGATGTTCGGCTCCGTCGTGTTGAACATCGTCCTCGACCCGTTCCTCATCTTCGGCTGGTGGGTGTTTCCCGAACTCGGCATCGAGGGCGCCGCCTACGCGACGGTCTTCTCGCGCGCGCTCGCCCTCGTCGTCGGCCTCGTCATCATGTTCCGCGGGACACACGGCGTCGAGATCCACCTCAGGGACATGGCGCCCGACACGACGTACCTGCGCCGCCTCGTCAGGATCGGTCTGCCCGCCTCCGTCGAGGGCACCGGTCGGGCGCTGTCGATGAACCTCCTGTTGTTCATCGTCGCCCTGTTCCCGGACACCGTCGTCGCGGCCTACGGCATCGGAACGCGCGTGTTCTCGGTGATCGTCCTGCCGGCTATCGCCGTCGCTCGCGGCGTCGAGACGATGACCGGCCAGAACATCGGGGCCGACAAACCGGATCGGGCCGCGGAGGCGGCGGGGCTGGCCGCGAAGCTGCTGTTCGGCATCCTCACCGCGGCCGGCGTCGTCGTCTGGTTCCTCGCTGCCCCCATCGCCGCCGTCTTCACGACGGACCCTGCGGTGGTCGGCGTCGCCACCCAGTTCCTGCGCTACGTCGCGCTGACGTTCGGGTTCATCGGGATCACGCGGGCCTACACCGGGAGCTTCCGCGGGGCCGGCAAGACGCTCACCGCAGCGGCCATCTCGGTGCTGATGCTCGGCGTCGTCAGGTTCCCCATCGCGTGGGTAGCCGCGGGCGAGATCGGCGAGACCGGCATCTGGCTGTCGTTCGCCCTCTCCAACGTCGCCGGCGCGGCCATCGCCTACGCCTGGTATCGCCGCGGCACCTGGCGCGACGGCGACCTCACCGAACCGGCCGTCGACGTCGACGACCACGGCATCGAGGCCGTGTCGACAGACGACTGA
- a CDS encoding YIP1 family protein codes for MLVGPVRAFFEAERQRPRWRGLAVVAAIACTPLVANLVLSARMPRGDQPVVALATGAGVVEAPALAVASVVLGFATPFFFWLLYTGIAYGITARFGGEGSYTRYATLFAWGLAPGLAVQLFWLSALVANATTRAPPAAPSGNAAWIEAVQSGPAMAAVDVLYPVAAVVAFGLWVLATAVGRGVTTRQAALAVLPALAIELTTYYLFVLG; via the coding sequence ATGCTCGTCGGACCCGTTCGCGCGTTCTTCGAGGCCGAACGCCAGCGCCCGCGCTGGCGCGGGCTGGCGGTCGTCGCGGCCATCGCCTGCACGCCGCTCGTGGCGAACCTGGTGCTCTCGGCGCGGATGCCCCGGGGCGACCAGCCGGTCGTCGCGCTGGCGACGGGCGCCGGCGTCGTGGAGGCGCCGGCGCTCGCGGTGGCCAGCGTCGTCCTCGGCTTCGCGACGCCTTTCTTCTTCTGGCTGCTGTACACCGGTATCGCCTACGGGATAACCGCCCGCTTCGGCGGCGAGGGGTCCTACACCCGCTACGCCACGCTGTTCGCCTGGGGGCTGGCTCCAGGGCTGGCCGTCCAGCTGTTCTGGTTGAGCGCGCTGGTCGCCAACGCGACCACCAGGGCGCCGCCTGCGGCCCCATCGGGGAACGCCGCGTGGATCGAGGCCGTCCAGTCCGGCCCGGCGATGGCGGCCGTCGACGTGCTCTACCCCGTCGCCGCGGTGGTCGCGTTCGGGCTATGGGTCCTCGCCACTGCGGTCGGCCGCGGCGTTACGACGCGGCAGGCGGCGCTGGCCGTCCTCCCGGCGCTCGCCATCGAGTTGACGACGTACTACCTGTTCGTCCTCGGCTGA
- a CDS encoding DMT family transporter gives MDERFTTVGLFAVLATLWGLSFLAIAVGLESLEPVLFAAYRYDVAAVLLLGYALARTTDWRPVGAANLGAILGGGLFLVAGNAFLFVGQQTVPSGVAAIMQSLVPIVTSLWALGLLPEERVSATGAVGILLGFLGVGLIVRPDPSNLLGSDVVGRVLVFLQVASVALGGVLVQRAKPTLGNAALSGWSMLLGAIILHVTSLALGEPFALPTSPSAGAAVAYLGVFATAIAFFIYFTLLEVRGALETSLVAYLVPVVATVVGVLVLDEEITALTVVGFLVVFAGFLVLKRRAIAGLVDEVQGSVGQAGD, from the coding sequence GTGGACGAACGGTTCACGACAGTCGGGCTGTTCGCTGTTCTCGCCACGCTCTGGGGACTGTCCTTCCTGGCAATAGCCGTCGGCCTGGAGTCGCTAGAGCCAGTGCTGTTCGCGGCCTACCGCTACGACGTCGCCGCGGTCCTCCTGCTCGGCTACGCCCTCGCCCGGACGACGGACTGGCGACCGGTGGGCGCGGCCAACCTCGGTGCCATCCTGGGCGGCGGCCTCTTCCTCGTCGCGGGGAACGCCTTCCTCTTCGTCGGCCAGCAGACCGTCCCCAGCGGCGTGGCGGCCATCATGCAGAGTCTGGTCCCCATCGTCACCTCTCTCTGGGCGCTCGGACTCCTGCCCGAGGAGCGCGTCTCGGCGACCGGCGCGGTCGGCATCCTGCTGGGCTTTCTGGGCGTCGGTCTCATCGTCAGGCCGGACCCGTCGAACCTGCTCGGGAGCGACGTCGTCGGCCGCGTCCTCGTGTTCCTCCAGGTCGCGAGCGTCGCGCTCGGTGGCGTCCTCGTCCAGCGCGCGAAGCCGACGCTGGGCAACGCCGCGCTCTCCGGGTGGTCGATGCTGCTGGGCGCAATCATCCTGCACGTGACCAGTCTCGCCCTCGGCGAGCCGTTCGCGCTCCCGACGAGTCCGAGCGCGGGCGCGGCGGTCGCCTACCTCGGCGTGTTCGCCACCGCCATCGCCTTCTTCATCTACTTCACGTTGCTGGAGGTCCGCGGCGCCCTGGAGACGTCGCTGGTCGCCTACCTCGTCCCAGTCGTCGCCACCGTCGTCGGCGTCCTCGTCCTCGACGAGGAGATAACGGCGCTGACCGTCGTCGGCTTCCTCGTCGTCTTCGCCGGCTTCCTCGTCCTCAAGCGCCGGGCCATCGCCGGACTGGTCGACGAGGTACAGGGCTCGGTCGGGCAAGCCGGCGACTGA